Proteins encoded by one window of Chondromyces crocatus:
- the uppS gene encoding polyprenyl diphosphate synthase: MNLVEARNLPRHLGIIMDGNGRWAESRGEPREAGHKAGSAAVRRLVRACRRLGIEALTLYAFSEQNWARPTGEVDALMGLLREFLMSERDEILHNDIRLVAIGDLQRLPPAVREVLYPLRQASSDKSRMTLALALSYGGREEIAAAAQQLALEAAAGRLDPRSIDHTLLATRIPSLSFGDPDLIIRTGGEQRLSNFLLYGAAYAELAFTDRLWPDFVEDDLFAAIASYQRRERRFGKVGKPMPMAISQTGTET, translated from the coding sequence ATGAACCTCGTGGAAGCCAGAAATCTCCCCCGTCATCTCGGGATCATCATGGATGGCAACGGACGCTGGGCGGAGTCGCGTGGCGAGCCGCGCGAGGCAGGCCACAAGGCCGGCTCCGCCGCGGTGCGCCGCCTCGTTCGCGCTTGCCGCCGCCTCGGCATCGAGGCGCTGACCCTCTACGCCTTCAGCGAGCAGAACTGGGCTCGCCCGACGGGCGAGGTCGACGCTCTGATGGGCTTGCTCCGCGAGTTCCTCATGAGCGAACGCGACGAGATCCTCCACAACGACATCCGTCTCGTCGCCATCGGCGACCTCCAACGCTTGCCCCCTGCCGTGCGCGAGGTGCTCTACCCTCTCCGCCAAGCTTCGTCCGACAAGAGCCGCATGACCTTGGCGCTGGCCCTCTCGTACGGAGGACGCGAAGAGATCGCCGCCGCCGCCCAGCAGCTCGCCCTCGAAGCCGCGGCTGGCAGGCTGGACCCACGAAGCATCGACCACACCCTGCTTGCAACACGCATCCCGAGCCTGAGCTTCGGCGACCCTGATCTCATCATCAGGACCGGTGGAGAACAGCGCCTCTCGAACTTCTTGCTGTACGGAGCCGCTTACGCCGAGCTCGCCTTCACTGACCGGCTGTGGCCCGACTTCGTCGAGGACGACCTGTTTGCCGCCATCGCCAGCTACCAGCGCCGGGAACGACGCTTCGGCAAGGTCGGTAAGCCGATGCCCATGGCGATTTCCCAGACCGGAACGGAGACCTGA
- a CDS encoding 3-keto-5-aminohexanoate cleavage protein, which produces MGSHDAHYAGELVDGARILGLFGDVATELLIRLDGDEGLFRAYEGIEFLAPVRAGDYIEATGVITKVGNTSRTMAFEARKVVTNLRDGGLPPSAADALADPVVVCRALGTCVVPKELQRRPRLVLPSLSAAPPDQALAELPEPRPIITPPPRVIVTPPSSELILTAAIVGAEITRKQTPWLPITAREIADEAARCRDAGAAVIHLHVRTADGAPSQDKGLFAEAIAAIREKTDVIVQTSTGGAVGMGGEERAQPLLCHPEMATLNCGTLNFGEEVFENPRPLIRDLCKRIREAGSVPELECYEVGHIEEALRLHAEGVLTGPLHFQFVLGVPGGIGAREEVVRFMMSQIPPGATWGVAAVGRHQRPMTELAMRLGGHARVGLEDNIYLDKGVLAEGSAPLVARAAAYAKTVGREVVDPARARQLLGLPGAGARAGEPRAS; this is translated from the coding sequence ATGGGGTCGCACGACGCACACTACGCCGGAGAGCTCGTCGATGGGGCCCGAATTCTCGGGCTGTTCGGTGATGTCGCCACCGAGCTTCTCATCCGGCTCGATGGGGACGAGGGGCTCTTCCGCGCCTACGAGGGCATCGAGTTCCTGGCTCCGGTGCGGGCGGGCGACTATATCGAGGCCACCGGGGTCATCACCAAGGTGGGCAACACGTCCCGGACCATGGCGTTCGAGGCCCGGAAGGTGGTGACGAACCTCCGGGATGGCGGCCTGCCTCCCTCGGCCGCAGACGCGCTGGCGGATCCTGTGGTGGTGTGCCGCGCGCTGGGAACGTGCGTGGTGCCGAAGGAGCTGCAGCGGCGTCCGCGGCTTGTGCTGCCGTCGCTGTCGGCGGCGCCCCCGGATCAGGCGCTGGCAGAGCTGCCGGAGCCGAGGCCGATCATCACGCCGCCACCGCGGGTGATCGTGACGCCGCCGAGCTCCGAGCTGATCCTGACGGCGGCCATCGTGGGGGCCGAGATCACCCGGAAGCAGACGCCATGGTTGCCGATCACGGCGCGCGAGATCGCCGACGAGGCGGCGCGCTGTCGTGATGCCGGGGCGGCGGTGATCCATCTCCACGTGCGCACGGCAGATGGGGCTCCGAGCCAGGACAAGGGGTTGTTCGCGGAGGCGATTGCGGCGATCCGGGAGAAGACCGACGTGATCGTGCAGACCTCCACCGGTGGGGCGGTGGGGATGGGTGGAGAGGAGAGGGCGCAGCCGCTCCTGTGTCATCCGGAGATGGCGACGCTCAACTGCGGCACGCTGAACTTCGGAGAAGAGGTATTCGAGAATCCGCGTCCGCTGATCCGGGATCTGTGCAAGCGGATCCGCGAGGCGGGCAGCGTGCCCGAGCTGGAGTGCTACGAGGTGGGGCACATCGAGGAGGCGCTCCGGCTGCACGCGGAGGGGGTGCTCACCGGGCCGCTTCACTTCCAGTTCGTGCTCGGGGTCCCCGGCGGGATCGGGGCGCGCGAGGAGGTGGTGCGCTTCATGATGAGCCAGATCCCGCCTGGCGCGACGTGGGGGGTCGCCGCTGTGGGGCGGCATCAGCGTCCGATGACGGAGCTGGCGATGCGGCTCGGGGGACACGCGCGGGTGGGTCTCGAGGACAACATCTACCTGGACAAGGGGGTGCTCGCAGAAGGGAGCGCGCCGCTCGTGGCCCGCGCTGCGGCGTACGCGAAGACGGTGGGTCGAGAGGTCGTCGATCCTGCGCGCGCCCGGCAGCTCCTCGGACTTCCTGGCGCCGGCGCCAGGGCAGGGGAACCGCGCGCGTCGTGA